In Trichoderma asperellum chromosome 1, complete sequence, a single window of DNA contains:
- a CDS encoding uncharacterized protein (BUSCO:EOG092D2OLS), whose product MEAAPIKESRVTKKPKADEQSSLPPHDSFPPITDDGTKPPHSYAQLIGMAILRSSKRRLTLAQIYKWISDNYSFYNPNDAGWQNSIRHNLSLHKNFIKIERPKDDPGKGNYWGIEPGTEFQFLKEKPTRKSVPTGENLPVMSTRLEPSRPTPALMPEPSLPPPAPMHHQHHHQHVNGLPPLPTSQATLSLPLEPSSDATILVSDNAPADDLADKGPDNELPLESSFFSPLPAALHSTPPVPRAERRNGTPPPMNRNPASSATRTHKRKFASMDDSGYISSLESSAMRPNAARSAFFTSEPDRRRIKRGRAEEEIARLRGSSPFSPTKSRPFSSYGLNSSSPFRQSSDNQMPPPLTPVVKKVKAIIQAPPSVSPNTNLRIHRAKVRHMLQSPLRRVANLTNDDSLPWSPAFRLDDNIFSFDTPNASNLPDFDIFQDLPVDDENVFDSLGPADTGSPVKRSVKRARLDRSISSSAIGEMSASKKLLASAPLLKAPDTPSQFLETPSKVFEGLSSPSKLFQESPIRGASPSKFASLLELPGDGDWPSLHMDPNDFAPGAGSDGSDFTGLDILQGFERIGSGSQQPSKGVNKSAKPALGRSFSTTF is encoded by the coding sequence ATGGAGGCCGCGCCCATCAAGGAATCTCGAGTCACAAAGAAACCCAAGGCTGATGAGCAGTCGTCGCTACCACCTCACGACTCATTCCCCCCCATCACCGACGACGGCACGAAACCGCCTCACAGCTACGCTCAACTCATTGGAATGGCCATTCTCCGCTCTTCAAAACGCCGCCTCACGCTTGCTCAGATCTACAAATGGATCAGCGATAACTACTCGTTTTACAACCCCAATGACGCCGGATGGCAGAATAGCATTCGACATAACCTGAGCCTTCACAAGAACTTTATCAAGATCGAACGACCAAAGGACGACCCTGGCAAGGGAAACTACTGGGGCATTGAACCCGGCACTGAATTCCAGTTCCTCAAGGAAAAGCCGACTCGGAAATCTGTCCCGACTGGAGAGAACCTCCCTGTCATGTCCACCCGCCTCGAACCATCTCGACCAACGCCAGCACTAATGCCCGAGCCCTCGCTTCCACCTCCGGCCCCAATgcatcaccagcatcatcaccagcacGTCAACGgccttcctcctcttccgaCGTCTCAGGCAACCTTGTCATTGCCTCTGGAGCCGTCATCAGATGCTACCATTCTCGTATCGGACAATGCGCCTGCTGATGACCTGGCCGACAAGGGTCCTGACAACGAACTACCACTGGaatcatccttcttctcacccCTACCTGCTGCTTTGCATTCCACCCCACCCGTGCCCCGGGCAGAGCGACGGAATGGCACACCGCCTCCCATGAACCGCAATCCTGCCTCATCCGCTACTCGAACTCATAAGCGCAAATTCGCATCCATGGATGACAGTGGCTACATCTCCTCCCTAGAATCATCTGCCATGCGACCGAATGCGGCCAGGTCAGCTTTCTTTACATCTGAACCTGATCGACGTCGCATCAAACGTGGTCGCgccgaggaggagattgcACGACTACGAGGATCATCACCTTTCAGCCCGACCAAGAGCCGGCCATTCTCCAGCTATGGACTTAACTCATCATCGCCTTTCCGACAGTCTAGCGACAATCAGATGCCCCCTCCTTTAACCCCTGTCGTTAAAAAGGTCAAGGCCATTATCCAAGCACCACCTTCAGTTTCTCCCAACACCAACCTACGCATTCACCGCGCCAAAGTTCGCCACATGCTGCAGTCTCCTTTGCGGAGAGTGGCCAACCTTACCAACGACGACAGCTTACCTTGGAGCCCCGCTTTTCGCCTAGACGACAACATCTTTAGCTTTGATACGCCCAATGCCAGCAATCTGCCCGATTTCGACATCTTCCAAGATCTGCCAGTGGATGATGAGAATGTGTTTGACAGCCTCGGCCCAGCAGATACTGGTTCACCCGTTAAACGATCTGTTAAGCGCGCTCGCCTTGATCGGTCTATTTCCTCGTCAGCCATCGGAGAGATGTCAGCTTCTAAGAAGCTTCTCGCATCAGCGCCTCTGCTCAAAGCTCCTGATACGCCATCTCAATTTCTGGAAACACCGAGCAAGGTCTTTGAGGGCCTAAGCTCTCCCTCCAAGCTCTTTCAAGAATCGCCCATCAGGGGTGCTTCACCAAGCAAATTTGCTTCCTTGCTTGAGCTCCCAGGTGATGGCGACTGGCCATCTCTTCACATGGATCCTAATGACTTTGCTCCGGGCGCCGGTTCTGATGGGTCAGATTTTACTGGTCTTGATATCCTTCAAGGTTTCGAGAGAATTGGATCAGGCTCACAGCAGCCATCTAAAGGCGTTAACAAGAGTGCAAAACCTGCACTCGGTCGAAGCTTTTCAACAACATtctaa
- a CDS encoding uncharacterized protein (TransMembrane:2 (o16-35i163-184o)): protein MLSSARRWVRRNRTPIAIGVGVLGAGYAVTQYVMAKINDARERMSSDRIAKENLRRRFEQNQEDCTYTVLALLPTATGNVITALNTEQITYEIQQIKSSARSLKGIQTTSPPSIADTTLTEDDSKSTISVPVDVGMPFTSDGTQQELAPPRPRKTKRQLWDDLTISAITRSFTLIYTLALLTMLTRVQLNLLGRRSYLSSVVALATGSQQATISLENNDDDSPNPHGSDFDTNRKYLTFSWWLLNKGWVDVMHRVESSVRTVFGSLSPRDLVTFDRVSQLTAEVRKLIEGSSSNNNKGSDWLSFLLPPKDKEDEVLRQSGVLDDAGLSPEDGAQPSPAALRRLLDETADLIESPAFSHVLTLVLNSGFSLLVDKKLATEAFEFSLDEAPTTVATTTSLKRTRAILLPKILSVLTRQAHVIGNGNTPNEYLQEMETVRDLEAFSAVVYSSNWENEMKDEGLMESAVYVKSEDTQSQSTQVGSSVIIVEPQASSLEGAWERATAGEKKS from the exons ATGCTCTCTTCAGCCCGGCGCTGGGTGCGTCGCAACCGGACACCAATTGCCATCGGCGTTGGTGTTCTTGGTGCTGGCTATGCCGTGACGCAGTATGTGATGGCCAAGATCAACGATGCGCGCGAGCGGATGAGCAGCGATCGCATCGCCAAAGAAAA CCTTCGCCGTCGATTCGAGCAGAACCAGGAAGACTGTACTTATACCGTCCTGGCTCTCCTGCCTACCGCCACAGGCAACGTGATTACGGCTTTGAATACGGAGCAGATCACGTACGAGATTCAGCAGATCAAGAGCTCGGCGAGGAGCCTAAAGGGCATCCAGACAACAAGCCCGCCCAGTATTGCCGATACCACTCTCACCGAAGATGATAGCAAGAGCACTATCAGCGTGCCGGTTGATGTCGGGATGCCCTTTACTTCAGATGGTACCCAGCAAGAGCTGGCTCCTCCCAGGCCGCGAAAGACCAAGAGGCAGCTTTGGGATGACTTAACCATCAGCG CCATTACGAGATCATTCACCCTAATTTACACGCTCGCCCTCCTCACCATGCTGACAAGAGTTCAACTGAACCTTCTCGGCCGGCGCAGCTACTTATCCAGTGTTGTTGCTCTCGCTACTGGGAGCCAACAGGCCACCATCAGCCTTGAGAACAATGACGACGACAGTCCCAACCCGCATGGTAGTGATTTCGACACAAATCGCAAGTATCTAACCTTCAGCTGGTGGTTGCTGAACAAGGGGTGGGTGGACGTCATGCACCGCGTAGAAAGCTCTGTGCGGACAGTCTTTGGCAGTCTCAGCCCTCGAGATCTAGTTACCTTCGACAGGGTCTCTCAACTGACTGCAGAGGTGAGAAAGTTGATTGAAGGCTCTAGCTCTAATAACAATAAGGGCTCGGATTGGCTTTCTTTCCTCCTACCTCCCAAGGATAAAGAGGATGAGGTTCTCCGTCAGTCTGGCGTCTTAGATGATGCTGGCTTATCTCCCGAGGATGGCGCCCAACCATCTCCTGCCGCTCTAAGACGTTTGCTTGACGAGACTGCTGATCTAATCGAATCACCAGCCTTTTCACACGTCTTGACACTGGTTCTCAACTCAGGCTTCTCACTGCTGGTGGACAAGAAGCTAGCCACTGAGGCTTTCGAGTTCTCTTTGGACGAGGCTCCCACCACGGTAGCAACGACAACCAGCCTCAAGCGCACTAGAGCTATTCTGTTGCCCAAGATCTTATCTGTCCTAACCCGACAAGCTCACGTCATCGGCAACGGCAATACGCCCAATGAGTACCTCCAGGAAATGGAGACGGTGCGCGATCTCGAGGCTTTCTCTGCTGTCGTATACTCCAGCAACTGGGAGAATGAGATGAAGGACGAGGGACTCATGGAGAGTGCCGTATATGTCAAGTCTGAAGACACCCAGTCTCAGTCAACTCAGGTCGGTAGCAGTGTTATCATTGTTGAGCCTCAAGCTAGTAGCTTGGAGGGTGCATGGGAGAGAGCGACggcaggagagaagaaatcttga
- a CDS encoding uncharacterized protein (BUSCO:EOG092D4E8N), with protein MAVYTFYIFDRHTECVYVKSWTPPTQAAGASPAPAISAGSDDAKLVFGTVFSLRNMARKLGGDDDAFISYRTGQYKLHFYETPANLRFVMITDTASASMRNVLHQIYINLWVEYVVKNPLAPVEHKGGAGIKNELFERGLDQFIRGMM; from the exons ATGGCCGTCTACACGTTCTACATCTTCGACCGCCACA CTGAATGCGTCTACGTCAAATCATGGACACCGCCGACACAAGCCGCCGGGGCCTCCCCCGCGCCCGCCATATCTGCTGGCTCTGATGACGCCAAGCTCGTCTTCGGAACCGTCTTTTCCCTCCGCAACATGGCTCGCAAGCtcggcggcgacgacgatgcctTCATCAGCTACCGAACGGGCCAGTACAAGCTTCATTTCTACGAGACGCCCGCCAACCTTCGCTTTGTCATGATAACGGATACCGCGTCGGCAAGCATGCGGAATGTGCTGCATCAGATTTATATCAACCTATGGGTAGAATATG tgGTCAAGAACCCGCTTGCACCAGTCGAACACAAGGGAGGCGCCGGCATAAAAAACGAACTCTTTGAGCGAGGGCTGGATCAGTTCATAAGGGGCATGATGTGA